The region GCTGCGCGAATCGGGCCAGCCCTTTTGTTAATCAGCCATACTGCGCTTTTTGCAGATTAAGCGTCGGATGGCTGGCAGGTTTTGCCGCTGATTTTTTGAATAAGCTTGTTGAGCGCCCCCGCCTGTAATGCGAGCTGTTCCACCGCAGTTACAGACCGTTCCATTCCGCTGGTTGTTTGATCTGCCACGCCGCTGACTTCATTTAACACATGGTGGATTTCTTCGCTTGTTGCCGATTGTTCTTCAACAGCGGTCGCAATGGAGCGCACCTGATCAGTGGTTAACCCCGCCAGTTCCAGAATTTCATGCAATGCTATGCCGGATTGATCCGCCAGTTGCGTTGCTTCTTGCACGGCTAGAGCGGCATCTCCCATACCTTCAGCAGCCTTGCCAGCGCCAGATTGAATGGCGGTTATGGCAGAGCTGACCTCCGCAGTAGCTCTCATGGTTTTTTCTGCAAGCTTTCTGACCTCATCAGCAACCACAGCAAATCCGCGGCCAGCCTCACCAGCACGGGCTGCTTCAATAGCGGCGTTTAAAGCCAGAAGGTTGGTCTGATCGGCAATATCGGTGATGACATCCATGATCTGCCCGATGTCGGCGACCTGATCGCCCAGGCCGCTGATATCTTCTTTCAAAATGTCTGTTTGTCCCTTCACGCGGCTAATTGCAGCAACCGACTGTTGTACTGTAGCAGCGCCTTTCCTGGCCTGCTGCATGGTTTTATCTGCCTGCTGGCTTGCACCGGAGGCATTTTGGGCAATTTCCACAGCGGTGGCGTTCATCTGACTGATGGCCACAGCGGCCTCAGCCGTACGGACATGCAATGTGTTCATGCCCTTGCTCGTTTGCTCCACAACCGTTGAAAGCTCCGCTGCTGCCGTTGAAACCTGCCCGGCAATGGATCCGGCCTGTTCAGCAGTTTCGTAAATAAGCCTGTTTGAGGTGATCAGTTTTTCCTCCTGTTCCCGGAGTTCTGTAAGGACTGTAAACTGGACAAAACAACCAATAAAAGTTGCTGCCGGATCATATATGGGGGTGGCATCAAGTTTTATGAAAAATGCTTTGCCTTTTGCATCGCGCCCTTCAAGTGTGCGGCCAGGGGTTGACTGTTTATCTTTGAGCGCGGCGAGGATTACGTCTGATACTTCTGGATTGTAGCGAAAAAAACTTGTTACATGAGCTTCAAAGTACGTATCGGCCTTTTGGTCCATAGCCAGAAAATCGCACAAAAGCTGATTCAGATATGTGATGCGGCCCTCCTGATTAACCACCAGACAGGGGGTGGCAATGCCGCCGAGTATTCCCTGTACAAATCCAAGTTTCTCCTTGAGTGCAGTAACCATCGCTTCAAGGTCATTTTTCAGTTGATTAAGTTCGGCTGTGCTGCCGTCAGCCCCAAGAATAGCGTGGAGGTTGCCCGCCGCAACTGCGTTGCTATACGCCACCATGCCTCTGATGGTGCGCGTGACGCCGCGCCCCACCAGATATGACAGCAGCGAGGCCAGTACCAGCGCAAGCCCCGTTGCCAGGAGCATTGTTGCGCGTTTTGTTTTATAATCACCGATACGCACAGCCAGTAATACATCCAGTTCAGCGGCGCACGCTTCCCAGTAGCGAAAGGCTGCATCAAGTGCCTTTTCACCTGTGACCATAAATTCACTCTGAGATATTGCTGCTCCAGACGAAATACTGTTGAGCATGACAATAAAAGGTTCTGTGGCCGCCTTGTAGCTTTCAAGCGCGGCCTTAAGCTTGGGCGCAAGCGAAGGGCTGACTCCATAGAAATTGGGGTCTTCGTTCAGGGCCGTCTGGGTATCAGCCAGAATACGGGAATAGTCTGACTCATGGAGCATTGCAGCCAGCGTGTGGAACTCGCGCCGTTCGGTTTCTCCAAGTTTGGACTCGAGCAGGGCCGTGTTGCCAAAATCAAGGATTGACGCGATTCTGCGCTGGGTCTGGGGCAGCGTGAGCAGGGTCATATCCATTGTGTAGTAACTGTCCAAATCAGGATCAAGAATCAGGTTCGAGGTGTCGCCGCAGTGAGTAATCATGCCAGAAATATCTTCCAGCAACTGTGCAAGTCCCTCTTTGAACGCGGCGGCATCATTCTGCCTGCTTTTCAGCTTTTCCCACCGGGCTGCAACATCACCTGGAAAAAGGTGGGAACGGCCACGAATTTTCAGGCCATCAGCGGTGAATTGCAGGTCTGATCCATGAAGCCTGTTTGCCGCCTCAAGTTCGGCAAAAGCCTGATCAACCTTGCGCTGGCCGTCTGGCTGTGCTGCTTTTGGCAGATACTCCAGCAGTTTTTCCAGTGGGCGTTGGAAAGAGTTGCCCTGGGTTTCCAGACTGCTGAAAGAGATTTGTGAATTGATGTTGGATACAGAGATGTAAAGCAAAACGCCCAGCGGCAATACAAAGGCTATTCCAATAGACGTCAACTTTCCGGAAAGTTTGATGTTTCGTAAAGCCATGATAACGGTGCTCCAGAGTAAAGTAACCACACCATTCTGCCTGTGGATAAGCACTGGCAGAATGGTTGGGCATCAGGTGCAAAAAACGCGGAACAGAAAGAATCGTACATTGAGCACGATCTTATCTTGTTGCACAGCATTTTTTGAACTGTTCTTTAATCTGCCCTGAAAGGGGGGAGGAGCAGAGAACGACTTTTTTGGGCAGACACTCTGGCGCACTGTAACACTTATAATTGTGCACACCGCCGCATCTGGTCCAATAAAGTTCACCCAACTCCGGGGGGAGGAGCTCTGGAATGGCAAATCGCATATAAACTTGCTGTATTCTTTTATCCCAAGTTGTATATGTTCTGCAAGTAGTAGTGTTCTGGCGTATTTTTGATCAAATGTAGTAGCATGAAGTGTTGTGCTGCAAGATCATGTTTTTGAATGTTTTTTCAAAAAATTATATATTTATTGGAAACAGGTTATGATGCGATTGGTATTATTATGACGTAATGACTGCGTGTGTTTATGAAAAACGCATACTGGCTGCAAACAGCCTGTGTAGCCTGGCCTTGTGCTCAGTTCAACATAGTCAATTTTGCGGAAAATACCTTTCATTGCTTTGCGCACATGCTGCGACACAAGCGCCATGCAGACACATGAGCGCAAAGTATTGCCCAGAAAGCCCACGTGGTCTTCAAGACATTGAGGGCTGATGCCGCAGGCCGTGAGGCTGCGCGCAGCATATCCCGAATGGCAGCCAGAATACCTCTGTAGCAAGCGCCTACCGGCGGTTTATCACCAATGGTTTTAAGGCTGCACAGCGGGATGTGTACGCAACAAGAAAATCCGGCAATCAGCCGAATGGGTATGCGGAAAAAGAGCACAGAAAAATCCTGCACCCTGGGCGCGCGGGGGGAATCTGATTCAGAAAATGAGGACAGTACATGCGCCAACAGAATTGTCCTTGTTGCGGCAAAGAGAGCGCCACACTACTGGGAGCAAAGCCCCAAAGGGTTAATTCTCTCTTGCCTTCTCCTCAATATAACCTCTCAGCGCCGCGGCATTGTTCATCTCCGTATCTTTTGCAGCGTAAAGCAGTATCACGGTCTGATTCTGGCGAAGGATGGTTTGCAGTTGCGCAACAGCCGCCGGGGCGGCATCAAGCTCGGCGAAATAGCGCTCCTTGAATTCTGGCCATTTGGCTTCATCGTGGGCAAACCACTTGCGCAGGTTGTCTGATGGGGCGATATCTTTAAGCCACACATCCCACAGGGCGGCGCTTTTGGAAATCCCCCGGGGCCACAGCCTGTCCACAAGAACCCGTATTCCTGCTGGTTCGACATCGTGTGCGTATACGCGGCGTAAAATAATATCCATGTCAGGTAATCCTGTTGGAGTGACGGCTTTTATAAAATTGCGCAGCGTGAGGGACAATGCAAGTCAAAATAGCCAGTGACTTACTCGGTAGATTCCTTCGCCCGCAAGCGGATGGATGGAAGAAGGTTTGAGCAAGGCGGCCCGCATTGGGAGTATAGTCGGGAGATTATGGTGGTGTGCCGTGGACTTGCGGCGCTTTGCGCCGCAGTTAAATGAAAAATCTTGGAATGATTATATAAGTTGACAGGCCAGACGGTTCCGCGTAGATACACCTTTCGCGTCGGGATGTAGCGCAGCCTGGGAGCGCACTTGAATGGGGTTCAAGGGGTCGAAGGTTCAAATCCTTTCATCCCGACCAGAGGTTTAAAGGGAATTCATGGAAACATGGATTCCCTTTTCTCGTTTCTAACGGCTGTTTTTCCGCTTCCTACCGACAAAAAGCCAGATTCCTCTGCCTGTAAGTTTAAAAAATCTGTCTTTTTTTACCTCACCACGCATAATTTGTGCCAAAAACAGTTGTCTGACTGTTGTCGTCAAGAAAAAAAAGGAATATGCAGAAAACAAACCTGTTTTTTTGGCAAAACCAAGGAGGGTCATCATGTTTAAGCGTCTCATGCTTGCATTGGTTCTGTCCCTGGCACTCGCGGCTCCTGCGGCTGCGGAAAACACCGGCGTTTATGGCGGCTTGAAATTTATTGATTCCATTCAAAGCACTGGCCCGTTCTCTCTGAGCGGGGATGTGAAGGGTTTTGGCGTTGGCCAGTATTCGCAAAACACCGTTGGGGGCGGTATTTTTGTGGGGTACGACTTTTATCCGCATTTTCAGGTGCCCATGCGCACAGAACTGGAATATGCCATACGAAGCAATATGACCAAAACCTGGGATCAGCAGATTAATGGCAGCACGGCATCGTTTAAGGGCGAGTGGGGCGTGCAAACGCTGTTTGCCAACGCATATTGGGACTTCCACAACTCCACGGCCTTTACTCCCTACCTAGGCGGCGGCCTTGGCATGGGATTCATCAAGACCAAGTACACTGCGGACGTTGACGGCGATGGGGATTCCGGCAGCCTGACGCAGTATGATACCGTTTTTGCATGGAATCTCGGCGCAGGCTGTTCCTACGCCTTTACGGAAAACATCTCGGCAGATCTGGCCTACCGCTTTGTGGGGCTGGGCTATACCGACATCAGCAAGCGTGTTGACGACAACAAGGTTTCCATCGGCAATACTCCGTATGCCAATGAATTCAGCCTTGGCCTGCGCTTTACGTTCTAGGCATAGGAAACGACAAACTGTCAGCTAGATTAGTGGGCCGGGGATTTCTCCGGCCCTTTTTTGAAATAAATCTCAAAGTATCCCATGGGATGCTATAAAGTTTATGCAAGGCAGGCTCAATCCAAAAATCGCTATTGCGTGCCATGGCTGGAGCAAAACGTTGCATGTTGCAAGAGTTATACGGCACAACAACTTCTCTGCCAATGCCCGTGACAACAAATTCCGCGGGCTTCTTCAACCTCCCGCTGCACTGCTGCCTCTTGTCTTTTATAGCCCTGAGAGAGCATGGCACTAAACAGGGGCCTTTCCCGGTCAATTACAGTGGTGCTTAATAGCAGTTATGGAAGGGATAACACGAAAAAGATTATGGGACTGATCGTCCAATCTCTGCGGGAAGGATTGGGCATGAGCCGTTACGCCCTGGCGAAAGAGGCAGGGGTAGACAGTTCATGGCTGCGGCGTTTTGAGCAGGGAAAATCCGGTATTCGGGTAGAAACACTGATTACCCTGGCACGAGGGTTAAAAATTCCTGCGGCAGCTATTGTCACGGCGATGGAGAAGGCGTTGGAAAGCACTGAAAGATAATTAGCAGTACCCTCGTGCAAGATCAATTTAATGTAACTTTGGAGGGGTTATGGAAAGTAGCGATATACGTCCTTTGTTTAACATTTCAGAAGATTCCAATTCACAAATGTTTAATATTCTTTTACGTATTAAAGATATAGCTATAAATATTGTAAAAGAACAAATTGGAGATATGTACGTTTATTTTCCGTTTGAACGCCAGCCATTAGGTGAAATATATATCGATGAAAGACATATTGTTGCGCGTATAAATTGGGAAGTTCCAGGAAGAATACTTTCTGCTAGTAGCTTTTCTGATACAGATATAAGATATATAAAAGAAATTAAAGATATTTTTTATAACAGTGAGTACCTTTCTTTAAAAGAAAATTTTGGAACAGGCTGGTTTGATAGAGAAAAATATACTTATATTGCTACTCATCATAATGGTGAAATTTCATCATTACGCTTCTATCAGTTAATTACTGATTGGTTGAATGATATACTTATTGACATAAGTAAAGAAAATAGAACGCGTATACTACGTGCAATACCTGAACAGCCAATGTACGATATAGAGCCTTTTTTTAAAATGTTATGGGTTCTTGAAAGTGATGCAAATATTTCTCAAGGGACGGGATTTTCCATCAGTGAAAACAGAATCGTGACATGTAGTCATTGTGTATTCGAAGATACTGTTTTGTTTAGGTATGACAACTACAATACCAAGTATGGCATCAAAAATATTAAAAAAAATGACGCTTTAGATCTTGCAATTATTGATATTGATATTCCGCTGGATAACTTTGTGGAGATTGGGCAACCTGATCAAGCTAACCATATGGATCATGTGCTAATACTTGGACACCCAAACTATCGTATTGGAGACACTGTTAATATACAGCCAGGTCTGATTTCCGGTTTCAGAATGTCGCACGGTGTTCGGAGGTTGCTGACGAATGCCCACATAGTTGCTGGATGTAGTGGAGGCCCCGCCTTAGACGCTCACGGGAAAGTTTTGGGGGTGGCTGTGACTGGTGCAGATTGGGAAGGGAACGCCGACAGGACGGAAGATCATGGGATCATCCCAATAAATGCTATTGAACTTTTATAATATGGTCACGGGGCACAACACAAAGACTGGCGGAATAGTGCTGGAAAATCAATCATAAACGAGAAAAGGGAATTCATGTTTCCATGAATTCCCTTTAAATCTCTGGTCGGGATGAAAGGATTTGAACCTTCGACCCCTTGAACCCCATTCAAGTGCGCTCCCAGGCTGCGCTACATCCCGACGCGAAAAGAGTAACTACGCGGAACAGCCCGGTCTGTCAACATTTTTGCAACATTATTTTGCATTTTTTAAGACTAATCCCACAAGCGGCGGAAGATACAGGGTGATATCCCCCTCATACCGACCCGGCAGGGGAGCAGTAAAATGCTCTGCTGGCGGGCTTTTTACCGCCAGATTTCCATGCCCGGCAAAGCGGATTTCGTCAGACGAAAGCAGCTCCGCATACTTGCCGGGGCTTACGGCAAAGCGCAGGCTCTTTTGCGCCTCAAGCTCGTGAAAGTTGAAGGCAAAGAGCAGTTGCCCGCGCTCAAAGGCCAGCAGCCGCTTTTCTTCATGTATAAAGCGGAACATGGGCGGCTGGGCAAAATCCTCAAGGTGGCTTTGCACAAGCGCGAGCATCTGCCTATCCCATGAGGCCAGAGCGTGATATTTCAGCCCCGGGTCGTCAGCCAGCCGCCATTGGCGGTGCGCGTGTTTTTCCGCATCCAGCCATTCGGGATGCCCGAATTCGCAACCCATAAAGTTCAGGTAGCCCGCATCCGCCGTTGCCAGCGTTATAAGCCGCATGAGCCGATAGAAGGCCAGCCCGCGCGATATGTTCCAGCTTTCGGCCTTGTTGCCCATATGCCCGTACATGGCATCGCCCAGCAACCGCCAGATCATGGCATCGCTGCCGTTGATGTGCTGGTCGTGGCATTCCACATAGCTGATGGTGCGGTCGTAGGGCCGATGGTTGGTCATTTCATACCACAGGCTACCCATGTCGCGCGGCTCTTCAATGCATTTGGCCCAGTAATCGGGAATACCCATGGCAAAGCGGTAATCAAAGCCAAGGCCGCCTTGCTCCGGCGGACAGGTCAGCCCCGGCATGCCGGAAAATTCTTCGGCAATGGTCATGGCTGATGGGGCAAGCTCATGCATGAGGGCATTGGCAAGATTGAGATACAGCTCCCCGTTCACATCGGCGCGGGGTAGGCCGTTTTTGCCGTAAAAGCAGCGCCCCACGTGCGAAAAGTCGTCATCCTCGCCAAAATCCGCATAGAGCATGTTGCCCACGGCATCAAAGCGAAAGCCGTCCACGCGGAATTCTTCCAGCCAGTAGCGGCAGTTGGAGAGCAGAAAACGCCGCGTTGCCTCCTGACTGAAATCAAAGGATGGCGTTCCCCACTGGTTTTGCTGCCCGGTAAAAAAGTACCTGCTGCCATCATACTGCGCCAGCCCTTGCTCTGTGTTGGCGCTGGCGTGGCCGTGGGGCACATCAAGTATCACCGCAAGCCCCAGGCCGTGCGCGGTGTCCACAAGCTCCTTAAAGCCGTCCGGGGTGCCGTAGCGCGAGGACGGCGCAAAATAGCTGCTCACCTGATAGCCAAAGGATTTGTACAGCGGATGCTCCAGTATGCCCATGAGTTGCACCGCCGTATAGCCGCAAGCCTTGATGCGGGGCAGGATGTCGCGGCAAAAATCCTCATAGCTGCCCACGCTGTCGCCCTTGTGCGCCTGCGCGGATTGCGCCATGCCCACATGGGCCTCGTAAATACGGGGAAAAGCCTGCCGGGCAGGGCGGCGATGTTTGAAGCGGTAAGGTTCATCCGGCAGCCACAGGCGGGCGCACCATTGCTCCGGCACTGCCGCGTTCTGTTCCACCCAGTTGGCAAAGGCTGGCACGCGTTTGAGGGCCTTGCCGGGGTGCTGCGCGTCCTGCGCTTGCGCGGGAACCAGCCGCAATTCCACATAAGTGCCGTGTTGCAAGGCATCACCGGGCAGTTCCAGCTCAAAAATGCCGTCTGCACGGCGCTCAAAGCGGAATTTGGCGTGGCGCTGAAAGTTCAGTTTGTCGGTGGTGAGCCACAGGCTTTCGGCATTGGGCATGTATTCGCGCCAGCGCCATATGCTGCCTGCGGGTGTTGTGAGGCGGTGAGCGCCAAAGGTGAGGTGCTCACCAGCGTAGGCGCGCAACGAGCCGTGATGGATGCGTATACGCTCAATTTCTGCCATATAGGCATGGGTGCGTCGTTGAATGAAGGGGCGGTACTGCTCCAGGGCTGGGTCATCCAACGGACTGCCGGGAGAAGCGGAAGGCATGGCGGATCTCCTGATTATGGTTGCCCGAAAGCGGCGGGCGCAGGCTCGTCATGCATTGCCCGTCCGACCCGGAAGCCGGACGGGCACAAGGGCCATTGCTGGCCCGGAAGCGTCAGTTATTTGCAGCAGGCGCGCCAATCCTTGGCCGAAAGTTCGGCAAGGCATTCCACAAGAGCCTGAGTGCCCTTGCTGCCCTGGCCCTTGGCCTGCATGATGCGGTAAAGCTGGTCGGCCAGGGTGATGCCGGGCAGCACAAGCTTCATGCGGCGGCATTCGTCAAGGCAGAGGCCCAGATCCTTGATGAAGTGGTCGATGAAGAAGCCGGGGGCAAAGTCGCCCTTGAGCATGCGGCGACCAAGGGTATTCATGGCAAAGCTGCCGCCGGAACCGGCAACCACGAGCTCCATCCACTTGGCAACGTCAAGGCCTGCTTCCTGCGCAAAGAGGAAGGATTCGCAGGTGCTGATCATCACGCCAGCAATGGCGGCCTGATTGGCAAGTTTGCCCTTCTGGCCAAAGCCAGCGCCGCCGCAGTGCAGAATGTTGGTGCCCATCTTGTTGAAGCAGGGCAGTACGCGCTCGTAAGCCGCGTTGTCGCCGCCCACAAAGATGGAGAGCTTGGCATCGCGCGCGCCCACGTCGCCGCCGGTAACCGGGGCGTCCAGCGATTCGCAGCCCTGCTTTTTGGCGGCAGCGGCAATGCGCTCGGCCAGCACGGGGCTGGAGGTGCTCATGTCGCACACAATGCCGCCAGCGGCCAGGCCGCGCAGCACGCCGTTTTCGCCCAGCGTCACTTCTTCCACATCGTGGGGATAGCCCACAATGGTAAAGACCACGTCAGAGGCTTCGGCCACGGCGCGGGGGGTATCGGCCCACTTGGCGCCCTTGGCGAGCAGGGGTTCGGTCTTGGCCTTGGTGCGGTTATATACGGTCAGCGGCCAGCCGGCTGCCTGAAGGTGCCCAGCCATCGAAAGGCCCATAACACCCGTGCCAATCCAGCCAATACGCATTTTGTCAGCCATTGATTCTCTCCTTTTGTCTACTGAAAACGGCGTTCAAGGATTGCTTTCTGCATGGCCTCGCGCGAAACGGTTTTGTTTTTGCGCACCGCGTCCACGTGGAGCCGATACAGTTCAAGGTTTCGATGCATGTTCTCGTTGAAGGGGTCATTGCCGCTGAAATCCTTTGCAAGGGATGCATCTGCGGCGGCAAGAACTTCTGGAGCAAGCAACGCGCTTTCTTCTACCTTGCTGCGGTAAAAGGTGAGGGACTTTTCAATGCTCGTATCAAGCATCACAAGGCCCCTGTTGGCAGTATCCAATATCTGCTTGAGCTTTTCAAGGGCCGCACCCTTGGCGGAAGCCTTTTCACGCTCCATACTTTCGATTTGCGTTTTCAAACTGTTACGTCTGCTGGAGTAATTTCTTATGGTTTCGATCATATATACGCCGGTACGCAGCAGCGATTGCGCTTCAAGCTGCTTCTGGCGTTCCAGCATGAGATTGTTTTCCTTGATTGTATTTCGCAGATCCTGAAGATTCTTGCGGGAGGCCTCATCCGGCGCGGCTGCCAGCAGGCGGTCGAGTTCATCAAGAGGATTACGGGCGGTCTGACCGTCCTGCGCCAGCGGGGCCAGTTTTTCGCCAGCCTTGTTCCATTCTGCGGTCAGTTCCTGCGGACGCCCGCCCCCGGGGGTGTTGATACCCGATATTACGGGGCGAAGGCCCAGATCGCGGGCGTGTGCGGGGCCGTCTGTGAGAAAGAAGGGCATTTCTTCCCTGCGGCCCGGCAGAATCTCCGCATCGCCGGAGAGGAAGGAGCCGCCCTTGCGCACAAAGCCGCCAGCAGAGCCGTGCAAACGGCCAGCCATTGAAAAGCGAAAGGCATCCAGCACCATTTCCGCCGCATTGCCAGCGGTGTCGTAAATGCCAAGCGGGTTGGGCTTGCGCGAGCCAATGTTTGCCATGCCCTCTGCCCGTGCACCCTGTTCCGGCCTGTAAACGGCGTAGTCAGCCTTGTTCTCCCCTGTGGGCAGGGCAAAAAAATCCTCCTGCAACAGCAGCTGGCTGCCAGCAGTCTGCCCGCCGCGCGCGGCGTATTCCCATTCCGTTTCTGTGGGCAGGCGCACAAAGCCCACGTTGCGCTGGTCGCCTGCAAAGCGCGGCAGCGAATCTGGCGCGTTCTGCAAAAGCCATGTGGTGTAACGGCGGGTAAAGTCCACGGCATCGTACCAGCTCATGTCCGTAGCGGGACGGGCCGCGTCTGCGCCAGGATTTGCCGTATCCGGGCAGGCATTGTCCATCACGGCATGCCATTGCAGGTTGCTGACTTCGTACTTTGCCACAAGGTAAAAGTAGTTCTGCCCCTGCGGAGCCTGTTTGCGCCACGCGGCGGGCAGGTCTTCAAGCGTAAAAGCGCCGGAAAGCGCGGTGTTGTAGCGCCGGTCGTAAAAGGCCCTGTCCTGATGGGCGCTGTCGTCCACACCGGGGCGCATGGGCATATCCCACAGCAGGCCCTTGGCAGGCACTGCCACCAGCTTGAAAACCATGCTCAGGCCGCATGGCATGGGCAGGATGATGTCGTTATCCGCCGGTTTGGGATTATAGGCGTCAGCCGTGCTCACATCGGCCTTGCGGGCCAGAGCAGCCAAAGCGGATTGCGAGGCGCAGGGGGCAAGGAGCAGAGCGCAGCACAGGGCGGCGGCAAAAAACCACTGCATAGGCGCGAGATTGCGGATGCGCAGATCAGATTTCACGGATAACCTCCGAGGGTTCAACGCGGGCAGCCCGCAAGGCAGGGGCAAGGGCGGCCAGCAGGGCAAGCCCGGAAACTGCGGCAAAGGCCAGCACAAAATGCTCCGGCAGCAGAAGGCATACCTGCTCCATGCCGGTAACGCTGGCGCTGAAAAGTTTGTTGATGGCAAAGGCCGCCACCCCGTACACGCCGGAAGCCAGCGCCGTGCCCGCAAGGGCTGTGAGCAACGATTGCACCAGCGGAAACAGCATCAGCTTGCCAGTGGTGAAGCCGTGAAGCCGCAGCAGGCCGAGGACGCGTTCCTTGCGTTTGATGCCAGCCAGAACGCTGCTGGCGGTGGATGCCAGAAAGCCAATGGCCGTTGCCGCACAAATGAGGGCAAATATCAGGTTGAGGGCGCGGGCAAGGGCTGTGACCTGCTCGATTTCTTCCGCATGGGTGTACACATCAAGCTTTTGGGCGGCAAAGGCCTCCCGCAGTGGCATCACATGGTCAAGGCCGCGGGCGTACAGGCGGAATCCGGGGTAGAGGCGCTCGCCCTGAGGGCGGGGTTCGCCTGTCCAGCCGTTCTGCGCTCCCAGTTCGGGCACGGCGCGGCCATCGCGGTAGTCTTCCGTGGCTTCCATGAGGGCCAGCGGCACGTAGGCCACATCCTTCTGTTGGGCCGCCAGAGGCAGCACTGCCGCCACACGCAGGGCCACGCGGGCAGTCTGCACCTTGCCCTGAAAGCGCCGTTCAACCTTTCCATTAAGGGTGTCGCCCTGTTTGAGGTGCAGCTTTTCCGCCGCTGAGGAAGAC is a window of Desulfovibrio desulfuricans DNA encoding:
- a CDS encoding S1 family peptidase — encoded protein: MESSDIRPLFNISEDSNSQMFNILLRIKDIAINIVKEQIGDMYVYFPFERQPLGEIYIDERHIVARINWEVPGRILSASSFSDTDIRYIKEIKDIFYNSEYLSLKENFGTGWFDREKYTYIATHHNGEISSLRFYQLITDWLNDILIDISKENRTRILRAIPEQPMYDIEPFFKMLWVLESDANISQGTGFSISENRIVTCSHCVFEDTVLFRYDNYNTKYGIKNIKKNDALDLAIIDIDIPLDNFVEIGQPDQANHMDHVLILGHPNYRIGDTVNIQPGLISGFRMSHGVRRLLTNAHIVAGCSGGPALDAHGKVLGVAVTGADWEGNADRTEDHGIIPINAIELL
- a CDS encoding DUF488 domain-containing protein — translated: MDIILRRVYAHDVEPAGIRVLVDRLWPRGISKSAALWDVWLKDIAPSDNLRKWFAHDEAKWPEFKERYFAELDAAPAAVAQLQTILRQNQTVILLYAAKDTEMNNAAALRGYIEEKAREN
- a CDS encoding NAD(P)-dependent oxidoreductase; translation: MADKMRIGWIGTGVMGLSMAGHLQAAGWPLTVYNRTKAKTEPLLAKGAKWADTPRAVAEASDVVFTIVGYPHDVEEVTLGENGVLRGLAAGGIVCDMSTSSPVLAERIAAAAKKQGCESLDAPVTGGDVGARDAKLSIFVGGDNAAYERVLPCFNKMGTNILHCGGAGFGQKGKLANQAAIAGVMISTCESFLFAQEAGLDVAKWMELVVAGSGGSFAMNTLGRRMLKGDFAPGFFIDHFIKDLGLCLDECRRMKLVLPGITLADQLYRIMQAKGQGSKGTQALVECLAELSAKDWRACCK
- a CDS encoding methyl-accepting chemotaxis protein, with product MALRNIKLSGKLTSIGIAFVLPLGVLLYISVSNINSQISFSSLETQGNSFQRPLEKLLEYLPKAAQPDGQRKVDQAFAELEAANRLHGSDLQFTADGLKIRGRSHLFPGDVAARWEKLKSRQNDAAAFKEGLAQLLEDISGMITHCGDTSNLILDPDLDSYYTMDMTLLTLPQTQRRIASILDFGNTALLESKLGETERREFHTLAAMLHESDYSRILADTQTALNEDPNFYGVSPSLAPKLKAALESYKAATEPFIVMLNSISSGAAISQSEFMVTGEKALDAAFRYWEACAAELDVLLAVRIGDYKTKRATMLLATGLALVLASLLSYLVGRGVTRTIRGMVAYSNAVAAGNLHAILGADGSTAELNQLKNDLEAMVTALKEKLGFVQGILGGIATPCLVVNQEGRITYLNQLLCDFLAMDQKADTYFEAHVTSFFRYNPEVSDVILAALKDKQSTPGRTLEGRDAKGKAFFIKLDATPIYDPAATFIGCFVQFTVLTELREQEEKLITSNRLIYETAEQAGSIAGQVSTAAAELSTVVEQTSKGMNTLHVRTAEAAVAISQMNATAVEIAQNASGASQQADKTMQQARKGAATVQQSVAAISRVKGQTDILKEDISGLGDQVADIGQIMDVITDIADQTNLLALNAAIEAARAGEAGRGFAVVADEVRKLAEKTMRATAEVSSAITAIQSGAGKAAEGMGDAALAVQEATQLADQSGIALHEILELAGLTTDQVRSIATAVEEQSATSEEIHHVLNEVSGVADQTTSGMERSVTAVEQLALQAGALNKLIQKISGKTCQPSDA
- a CDS encoding helix-turn-helix domain-containing protein, which codes for MGLIVQSLREGLGMSRYALAKEAGVDSSWLRRFEQGKSGIRVETLITLARGLKIPAAAIVTAMEKALESTER
- a CDS encoding alpha-amylase family glycosyl hydrolase translates to MPSASPGSPLDDPALEQYRPFIQRRTHAYMAEIERIRIHHGSLRAYAGEHLTFGAHRLTTPAGSIWRWREYMPNAESLWLTTDKLNFQRHAKFRFERRADGIFELELPGDALQHGTYVELRLVPAQAQDAQHPGKALKRVPAFANWVEQNAAVPEQWCARLWLPDEPYRFKHRRPARQAFPRIYEAHVGMAQSAQAHKGDSVGSYEDFCRDILPRIKACGYTAVQLMGILEHPLYKSFGYQVSSYFAPSSRYGTPDGFKELVDTAHGLGLAVILDVPHGHASANTEQGLAQYDGSRYFFTGQQNQWGTPSFDFSQEATRRFLLSNCRYWLEEFRVDGFRFDAVGNMLYADFGEDDDFSHVGRCFYGKNGLPRADVNGELYLNLANALMHELAPSAMTIAEEFSGMPGLTCPPEQGGLGFDYRFAMGIPDYWAKCIEEPRDMGSLWYEMTNHRPYDRTISYVECHDQHINGSDAMIWRLLGDAMYGHMGNKAESWNISRGLAFYRLMRLITLATADAGYLNFMGCEFGHPEWLDAEKHAHRQWRLADDPGLKYHALASWDRQMLALVQSHLEDFAQPPMFRFIHEEKRLLAFERGQLLFAFNFHELEAQKSLRFAVSPGKYAELLSSDEIRFAGHGNLAVKSPPAEHFTAPLPGRYEGDITLYLPPLVGLVLKNAK
- a CDS encoding ASKHA domain-containing protein, translated to MLQRYSGCHSGYAARSLTACGISPQCLEDHVGFLGNTLRSCVCMALVSQHVRKAMKGIFRKIDYVELSTRPGYTGCLQPVCVFHKHTQSLRHNNTNRIITCFQ
- a CDS encoding outer membrane protein, with the protein product MFKRLMLALVLSLALAAPAAAENTGVYGGLKFIDSIQSTGPFSLSGDVKGFGVGQYSQNTVGGGIFVGYDFYPHFQVPMRTELEYAIRSNMTKTWDQQINGSTASFKGEWGVQTLFANAYWDFHNSTAFTPYLGGGLGMGFIKTKYTADVDGDGDSGSLTQYDTVFAWNLGAGCSYAFTENISADLAYRFVGLGYTDISKRVDDNKVSIGNTPYANEFSLGLRFTF